One genomic segment of Mustelus asterias chromosome 26, sMusAst1.hap1.1, whole genome shotgun sequence includes these proteins:
- the LOC144479717 gene encoding E3 ubiquitin/ISG15 ligase TRIM25-like, with translation MATAASQQWLDEELTCSICLQIYSEPVTLACKHSFCRPCIEECWPEWSSDPASCPECGAGEGVQPPGQRSFRVGKGRGGYLSLERAQAGVLCSYCIRIQQAAVKTCLKCEASMCPLHLRLHTGNGVFKNHPLVDTSTDMSVWKCSEHERLLDLYCKDDKVCVCTLCTLIGKHKDHRCGSIAEGEKELRDNLQHQLKTIQHNVASIQASLRDLHTQKINTQSLITETKREVKEKYDALRKHIENEERDVFLCLDKEQSRVTIAIDTHVRKLEKEIKFFEMCLVNLTDLSQKKEKLAFIQSHIADLCSISKFAIHKCGRSSQMNCLRPKIPPPSPLISKGMVDHLLGLQESFGPLYTLQCPLWTSLAAALIMKVRRELQSCLLIILHSWLEERIMRERHFKPQQPTNVLSKGTPIKNASEPLTSPHPGPCLDKIKLDRIKNHTQKNFELVSQVKRDRDRLISLYGQRLTPDLDTAHAQFILSDNNRSLTLSPKRLSLPKNAERFDCCQQLLCAEGVKSGRSYWEVEVVGDSGVWKVGLCYRSISRRGKGTECLLGRNPKSWCLYSLVGSVLALHDDNDTKLTVGNISRVGVYVDFEAGTILFYSVCNRKLTLVHTFQEQTFTEALYPALQIGDFTTSLNLCALK, from the exons ATGgcaactgctgcctcccagcaatGGTTAGACGAGGAGTTAACCTGCTCCATCTGCCTGCAGATCTACAGCGAGCCAGTCACCCTGGCCTGCAAGCACAGCTTCTGCCGCCCCTGTATAGAGGAGTGCTGGCCGGAGTGGAGCTCTGACCCTGCCAGTTGCCCCGagtgtggggcaggggagggggtccAGCCCCCTGGGCAGAGGAGCTTCCGAGTGGGCAAGGGGCGCGGCGGCTACCTGTCCCTGGAGAGAGCTCAGGCTGGAGTCCTGTGCAGTTACTGCATCCGCATACAGCAGGCAGCCGTCAAAACCTGCCTGAAATGCGAAGCCTCCATGTGTCCCCTCCACCTAAGGCTGCACACTGGCAATGGGGTTTTCAAAAACCACCCCCTGGTGGACACATCCACTGACATGTCCGTGTGGAAATGCTCAGAGCATGAGAGACTGCTGGACCTTTACTGTAAGgatgacaaagtgtgtgtgtgcactctcTGTACCCTCATCGGCAAACACAAGGACCATCGCTGTGGCAGCATCGCTGAAGGGGAGAAGGAGCTGAGG GATAATTTACAACATCAACTCAAGACCATCCAGCACAATGTTGCCTCCATTCAGGCTTCTCTCCGTGACCTTCACACTCAGAAGATCAACACTCAG AGTCTGATAACAGAGACGAAGAGGGAAGTGAAGGAGAAGTATGATGCATTGAGGAAGCATATTGAGAATGAAGAGCGAGATGTTTTCCTATGTCTGGATAAGGAGCAGAGTCGCGTGACAATAGCAATTGACACCCACGTCCGGAAACTGGAAAAGGAAATTAAATTCTTTGAGATGTGTCTGGTCAATCTCACTGACCTTTCACAGAAGAAAGAgaagcttgcatttatacag TCTCATATTGCTGATCTCTGCAGCATCAGCAAGTTTGCCATCCACAAATGTGGAAGGAGTTCACAGATGAATTGCCTTAGGCCAAAAATTCCACCACCTTCACCTCTCATCAGCAAGGGTATGGTAGATCATTTGCTTGGTCTCCAAGAGTCTTTTGGTCCTCTGTACACATTACAATGCCCTTTATGGACCAG CTTGGCTGCTGCGCTGATTATGAAAGTCAGGCGAGAGCTGCAGAGTTGCTTGCTGATTATTCTGCATTCCTGGCTGGAAGAAAGGATCATGAGAGAACGACATTTCAAACCTCAGCAGCCCACAAATGTCCTCAGCAAAGGCACTCC GATAAAGAATGCATCGGAGCCATTAACATCCCCTCATCCTGGGCCTTGCCTGGATAAAATTAAACTGGATCGGATAAAGAATCACACACAGAAAAACTTTGAGCTGGTTTCCCAGGtgaagagggacagagacaggctGATCTCTCTGT ACGGACAGAGGCTGACCCCGGATCTGGACACGGCTCACGCCCAGTTCATTCTGTCTGACAATAACCGCTCTCTGACTCTGTCACCCAAGAGGCTGTCTTTACCCAAGAACGCGGAGCGCTTTGACTGCTGCCAGCAGCTGCTGTGTGCCGAGGGAGTGAAGTCCGGCCGCTCCTACTGGGAGGTGGAAGTGGTGGGAGACAGCGGTGTGTGGAAAGTCGGGCTTTGTTACCGGAGCATCAGCCGCAGGGGCAAGGGGACCGAGTGCTTACTGGGGAGGAACCCCAAGTCGTGGTGTCTCTACTCGTTGGTGGGCTCTGTCCTGGCCCTTCACGATGACAATGACACCAAGCTGACGGTGGGCAATATTTCCAGGGTGGGGGTGTACGTGGATTTTGAGGCTGGAACAATCTTGTTTTACAGTGTGTGCAACAGGAAGCTCACCCTGGTACACACTTTCCAGGAGCAAACGTTCACTGAGGCGCTCTATCCTGCCCTGCAGATTGGTGACTTTACCACATCACTGAACCTATGTGCACTcaaataa